In Pseudonocardia sp. HH130629-09, a genomic segment contains:
- a CDS encoding ATP-dependent DNA ligase has product MSSNAEWIEPMLATAGRLPDGPDWAYEVKWDGMRTTTAAAGSGLRLRSRNGADLTARYPELAALRLPAGLMLDGEIVALDEQGRSDFALLQRRIQRTQPSPELLSSVPVTLVVFDVVRAAGVLQTGLPYRDRRALLAGLDLPTGPRMSVPDNFTDVASADVLSAVDAQGLEGVVAKRLTSRYEAGRRSRAWIKHAIRRSCLVAVVGWTASRSRQSDMAALTLALPDERGELHFAGDVGTGFTAGTRRQLLELLEERAEPSPAIDVPTGRSRWTSPTPMHLRRWVRPGLIGEIAYRERTSEGCFRHPSWRGLRPDRGLDDLDPA; this is encoded by the coding sequence ATGAGCAGCAACGCCGAGTGGATCGAGCCGATGCTGGCGACCGCCGGTCGACTTCCGGACGGGCCGGATTGGGCGTACGAGGTGAAGTGGGACGGGATGCGGACCACCACCGCGGCCGCCGGGTCAGGGCTACGGCTGCGCTCGCGGAACGGGGCAGACCTCACGGCGCGCTACCCCGAGCTCGCCGCGCTGCGGCTGCCGGCCGGCCTGATGCTCGACGGTGAGATCGTCGCCCTCGACGAACAAGGCCGCAGTGACTTCGCGCTGCTGCAACGGCGTATCCAGCGCACTCAACCGAGCCCAGAGCTGCTGTCCAGCGTGCCGGTCACCCTCGTCGTGTTCGACGTCGTGCGGGCGGCCGGCGTACTGCAGACTGGGCTGCCCTACCGCGACCGCCGTGCCCTGCTCGCCGGCCTAGACCTGCCCACCGGGCCGCGGATGTCGGTGCCCGACAACTTCACCGACGTCGCTTCGGCTGACGTTCTGTCCGCGGTCGACGCGCAGGGGCTGGAGGGCGTCGTCGCCAAGCGTCTGACTTCCCGTTACGAGGCAGGACGGCGTAGCCGCGCCTGGATCAAGCACGCCATCCGGCGCTCCTGTCTCGTCGCCGTGGTCGGGTGGACGGCGAGCCGCTCGCGACAGAGCGACATGGCCGCTCTGACCCTGGCGCTGCCCGATGAGAGGGGGGAGCTGCACTTCGCTGGCGATGTGGGGACGGGCTTCACCGCCGGAACCCGACGACAACTGCTGGAGCTTCTGGAGGAGCGAGCGGAGCCCTCCCCCGCCATCGACGTGCCGACCGGCCGCAGTCGATGGACGAGCCCTACGCCGATGCACCTGCGCCGATGGGTACGGCCGGGGTTGATCGGCGAGATCGCCTACCGAGAGCGGACATCCGAGGGGTGCTTCCGGCACCCGAGCTGGCGCGGGCTGAGGCCCGACCGGGGCCTGGACGACCTCGATCCCGCATAA
- a CDS encoding Mu transposase domain-containing protein, whose amino-acid sequence MLRLSASGKAVHVAFANQGQEAFLEGHARAFAALGGVPERVRYDNLKAAVSRVLQGRNREEAERFVALRSHYGFDSFFCRPGVAGAHEKGGVEGEIGRFRRRHLVPVPHVASLGELNMLIAEAERTDDDERHLPGRQLDIATEFATERAALHELPVEVFETGLTLWAQVDRHARIRVRTAAYSVPAGLAGRRLKLMLRADEIVVFDGRREVARHDRSAVKGSVTLNPFQPGGQQVGRVRRGGPETRRAPGRRVIV is encoded by the coding sequence GTGCTGCGCCTGTCGGCCTCGGGCAAGGCGGTGCACGTCGCGTTCGCCAACCAAGGCCAGGAAGCGTTCCTCGAGGGCCACGCCCGCGCGTTCGCCGCGCTGGGCGGGGTCCCGGAGCGGGTCCGCTACGACAACCTCAAGGCTGCGGTGTCACGGGTGCTGCAGGGCCGCAACCGCGAGGAGGCGGAGCGGTTCGTGGCGCTGCGCAGCCATTACGGGTTCGACAGCTTCTTCTGCCGGCCCGGTGTCGCCGGCGCACACGAGAAAGGCGGTGTCGAGGGTGAGATCGGCCGGTTCCGCCGCCGACACCTGGTCCCGGTCCCGCACGTCGCCTCGTTGGGCGAGCTCAACATGCTGATCGCCGAGGCAGAACGGACCGACGACGATGAGCGGCATCTGCCGGGACGCCAGCTCGACATCGCCACGGAGTTCGCCACCGAACGCGCTGCGCTGCACGAGCTACCGGTGGAGGTGTTCGAGACCGGGTTGACGCTCTGGGCGCAGGTCGATCGGCACGCCCGGATCCGGGTCCGGACCGCGGCCTACTCGGTGCCGGCCGGCCTGGCCGGACGCAGGCTCAAGCTGATGCTGCGCGCGGACGAGATCGTCGTGTTCGACGGACGCCGCGAAGTCGCCCGCCACGACCGCTCCGCGGTGAAGGGCTCGGTGACACTGAACCCTTTCCAACCTGGCGGTCAGCAGGTTGGTCGTGTCCGGCGTGGCGGCCCGGAAACTAGAAGAGCTCCTGGTAGACGAGTGATTGTCTAG
- a CDS encoding IS5 family transposase (programmed frameshift) — MSSSRFALLSDAQWQLIGPLLPSNAGRRGHPFGEDRRVVEGIIFRYRTGIPWRDLPREQFGPWQTVWKRHRRYAADGTWDTVLAALLAQADAKGEIDWTVSVDATINRAHQHATNTTRPEQDTGGTSNYTKSPDGFMPSPLGGPREPAGHGIGRSRGGLTTKIHAAVDRRGRPLAVVVTGGQRNDGAMLEQVLADIRVPRLGAGRSRTRPDAVVADRAYSSGVNRRALARRSITTVIPQKRDEIAARKRRGSLGGRPPGLDVETYKGRNVVERHFALTKQWRELATRYDKLAITYRAATVLSACITWSRLLGDMP, encoded by the exons GTGAGTTCGTCGAGGTTCGCGCTGCTCTCGGATGCTCAGTGGCAGTTGATCGGGCCGCTGCTGCCCTCCAACGCCGGGCGGCGTGGGCACCCGTTCGGCGAGGATCGCCGCGTGGTGGAGGGGATCATCTTCCGATACCGAACCGGGATCCCCTGGCGAGATCTGCCGCGGGAGCAGTTCGGGCCCTGGCAAACGGTGTGGAAGCGACACCGCCGCTACGCCGCTGACGGCACCTGGGACACCGTGCTGGCCGCACTGTTGGCCCAGGCCGACGCCAAGGGCGAGATCGACTGGACGGTGTCGGTGGACGCCACGATCAACCGGGCGCACCAGCACGCCACGAACACCACCCGCCCCGAGCAGGACACAGGGGGCACG TCGAACTACACGAAATCCCCTGACGGGTTCATGCCCAGCCCGCTCGGCGGACCGCGAGAACCCGCAGGTCACGGCATCGGCCGTTCCCGTGGCGGGCTGACGACGAAGATCCATGCCGCGGTCGACCGGCGGGGCCGGCCGCTGGCGGTGGTGGTGACCGGCGGGCAGCGCAACGACGGCGCCATGCTCGAGCAGGTCCTGGCCGACATCCGCGTCCCCCGCCTCGGCGCGGGACGGTCCCGCACCCGACCCGACGCCGTGGTGGCCGACCGGGCCTACTCATCCGGGGTCAACCGGCGCGCACTGGCCCGCCGCTCGATCACCACCGTCATCCCGCAGAAACGCGACGAGATCGCCGCCCGCAAACGCCGCGGCTCCCTCGGCGGCAGACCACCCGGACTCGACGTTGAGACCTACAAGGGCCGCAACGTCGTGGAACGCCACTTCGCCCTGACCAAGCAGTGGCGCGAGCTGGCCACCCGCTACGACAAACTCGCCATCACCTATCGCGCCGCCACCGTCCTCAGCGCCTGCATCACCTGGTCACGCCTATTGGGAGACATGCCCTAG
- a CDS encoding histidine phosphatase family protein has product MVFETHSWSEDNERSVATGWLPGRLSARGRELAGELGQRRRDDGLAAVFSSDLERAVETTRIAFAETAIPVFLDWRLRECDYGSLNGAPAAWMAAEKPARVRTPYPGGESWEQALDRVGGFLRDVTDRWAGRRVLVIGHVATRWALDHFIDGVSLDELVAGDFGWREGWEFTVSGSDLRFVRPTGAGG; this is encoded by the coding sequence GTGGTGTTCGAGACGCACTCCTGGAGCGAGGACAACGAGCGCTCTGTAGCGACCGGATGGCTTCCCGGCCGGCTCTCAGCGCGAGGTCGTGAACTCGCAGGCGAGCTCGGTCAGCGTCGTCGAGACGACGGCCTGGCCGCGGTGTTCAGCTCGGACCTGGAGCGGGCGGTGGAGACGACACGGATCGCGTTCGCGGAGACTGCGATCCCGGTGTTTCTGGATTGGCGTCTGCGCGAGTGCGATTACGGCAGCCTCAACGGCGCCCCGGCGGCCTGGATGGCTGCGGAGAAGCCGGCCCGGGTCCGAACCCCATATCCTGGTGGGGAGAGCTGGGAACAAGCCCTGGATCGGGTTGGGGGGTTCCTGCGCGATGTCACTGATCGGTGGGCCGGGCGCAGGGTGCTGGTGATCGGCCATGTCGCGACCCGGTGGGCGTTGGACCACTTCATCGACGGGGTCAGCCTCGACGAGCTTGTTGCCGGTGACTTCGGCTGGCGCGAGGGCTGGGAGTTCACTGTCAGTGGCTCTGACCTGCGGTTCGTGAGGCCGACGGGTGCGGGTGGCTAG
- a CDS encoding IS3 family transposase (programmed frameshift) gives MRERAKRMVREARQQEPGLSVNAACKRIGPQLGILPDTLRGWCKQADIDDGLTPGVTTEDRDELTRLRRENAELRRANEILKTASAFFAGGARPPTAVIVDYIDAHKGRFGVEPICAVLTQHGATIAPSGYYAAKTRPPSRRARSDTGLAETIEATFWDRAKGRGVYGARKMWHQLRRDGVPGADGAPVARCTVERLMRYLGLRGARRGAPVLTTRPDRQATRAPDLVDRDFTAAAPNRLWVVDLTYVPTWSGMVFTAFVSDVFSRRIVGWRCASSMPTELPLDALEMALWTRDSAGQTTDGRLDGLIHHSDAGSQYCAIRYGNRLAEAGAIASIGSVGDSYDNALAESVIGLYKTECIRRDGPIRAVEDLELATASWVHWFNTQRLHSMIGNMPPIEYEQNYYAHQPARDTPISGELSLH, from the exons ATGCGTGAGCGGGCCAAGCGCATGGTCCGGGAAGCACGCCAGCAGGAGCCCGGCTTGTCGGTCAACGCCGCGTGTAAGCGGATCGGACCGCAGCTGGGGATCCTTCCCGACACGCTGCGGGGCTGGTGCAAGCAGGCCGATATCGACGACGGTCTGACACCCGGGGTCACGACCGAGGACCGCGACGAGTTGACCCGGCTGCGGCGGGAGAACGCCGAGCTGCGGCGGGCGAATGAGATCCTCAAGACTGCCTCGGCGTTTTTCGCC GGCGGAGCTCGACCGCCGACTGCGGTGATCGTCGACTACATCGACGCCCACAAGGGCCGGTTCGGGGTCGAGCCGATCTGTGCTGTGCTGACCCAGCACGGCGCCACGATCGCCCCGAGCGGCTACTACGCAGCCAAGACCCGCCCGCCGTCGCGGCGAGCGCGCTCCGACACCGGGCTGGCCGAGACGATCGAGGCCACGTTCTGGGACCGAGCCAAGGGCCGCGGGGTCTACGGAGCCCGCAAGATGTGGCACCAGCTGCGCCGAGACGGCGTCCCGGGCGCCGACGGCGCTCCGGTCGCCCGCTGCACCGTCGAGCGGCTGATGCGCTACCTGGGCCTACGCGGCGCCCGCCGCGGAGCGCCAGTGCTGACCACCCGACCCGACCGACAGGCCACCCGGGCGCCGGATCTGGTCGATCGGGACTTCACCGCCGCCGCACCCAACCGGCTCTGGGTAGTGGATCTGACCTACGTGCCGACCTGGTCGGGGATGGTGTTCACCGCGTTCGTCTCCGACGTGTTCTCCCGACGCATCGTCGGATGGCGTTGCGCTTCCTCGATGCCAACCGAGCTCCCGCTCGACGCTCTGGAAATGGCGTTGTGGACCCGTGACAGCGCAGGTCAGACGACCGACGGGCGCCTGGACGGGTTGATCCATCACAGCGATGCAGGCAGCCAGTACTGCGCTATCCGATACGGCAACCGCCTCGCCGAGGCCGGCGCGATCGCCTCGATCGGCTCGGTCGGTGACAGCTACGACAACGCCCTGGCCGAGTCGGTGATCGGGCTCTACAAGACCGAGTGCATCCGCCGTGACGGACCGATCCGTGCGGTCGAGGATCTCGAGCTGGCCACCGCGAGCTGGGTGCATTGGTTCAACACCCAGCGGCTGCACTCCATGATCGGCAACATGCCGCCGATCGAGTACGAACAGAACTACTACGCTCACCAACCAGCCCGAGACACTCCGATCTCGGGAGAACTCAGCCTCCACTGA
- a CDS encoding IS1380 family transposase, with the protein MQTTSTRPPVIVTADGAGVVSHVGSRLLADVADRTTLTSELSTALAPLRRARARHDPGRVLVDLAVAVADGATRICEIAVLADQGAVFGSVASDSTCWRLLDKLDERRLSSIAAGRARAREVVWAQHADVDGRAFPAARVAGRDLRRHGRDVLVIDLDATIVIAHSEKEQATPTFKKTFGYHPMLAFCDNTGEFLAARLRRGNAGANTAADHINVLDDALAQIPDAFRHGHPILVRTDTAGATKAFLAHIRAQQDTAVSCEFSVGWAVTDRERTVISLVPKTVWAEAVDADGGHRDGAGLAEITGLLPASALVDYPAGTRVVVRRERPHPGAQLDAFEERDGWRYTAFATDTRVGQLAFLDARHRAHARVEDRIRCGKDTGLNHFPSRSFAVNAAWLTVVMLAVDLITWTQRLLLDGDLAKVEPKALRYRLLHTAARITRGQRRVWVRIQRSWPWAVDLARAFARLCALPVPAG; encoded by the coding sequence GTGCAGACTACAAGCACGCGCCCACCGGTCATCGTGACCGCCGACGGCGCTGGGGTGGTGTCGCACGTCGGGTCGCGTCTGCTGGCCGATGTCGCCGACCGGACCACGTTGACCAGTGAACTCTCGACCGCGCTCGCACCGCTGCGACGAGCTCGGGCGCGTCATGATCCGGGGCGGGTGCTGGTCGATCTGGCCGTCGCGGTCGCCGACGGGGCCACGAGGATCTGCGAGATCGCGGTCCTGGCCGATCAGGGCGCGGTGTTCGGGTCGGTGGCATCGGACTCGACCTGCTGGCGACTGCTCGACAAGCTCGACGAGCGCCGGTTGTCCTCGATCGCGGCGGGGCGGGCGCGGGCCCGGGAGGTGGTCTGGGCCCAGCACGCCGACGTCGATGGTCGCGCGTTTCCCGCGGCTCGGGTCGCCGGCCGCGACCTGCGCCGGCACGGCCGGGACGTGCTGGTGATCGATCTCGACGCCACGATCGTCATCGCCCACAGCGAGAAGGAACAGGCCACGCCCACGTTCAAGAAGACGTTCGGGTATCACCCGATGCTGGCGTTCTGCGACAACACCGGCGAGTTCCTCGCCGCCCGCTTGCGCCGCGGGAACGCCGGTGCGAACACCGCCGCGGATCACATCAACGTGCTCGACGACGCGCTCGCCCAGATCCCTGACGCGTTCCGTCACGGGCACCCGATCCTGGTCCGCACCGACACCGCGGGCGCCACGAAAGCCTTCCTCGCCCACATCCGAGCGCAACAAGACACAGCGGTGAGCTGTGAGTTCTCCGTCGGCTGGGCCGTCACCGACCGCGAACGCACCGTGATCAGCCTGGTCCCGAAGACGGTGTGGGCCGAGGCGGTCGACGCTGACGGCGGGCACCGTGACGGCGCCGGGCTGGCCGAGATCACCGGCTTGCTCCCCGCCTCCGCGTTGGTCGACTACCCGGCCGGGACCCGCGTTGTCGTCCGTCGCGAACGGCCGCATCCCGGCGCGCAGCTCGATGCGTTCGAGGAGCGTGACGGCTGGCGCTACACCGCGTTCGCCACCGACACCCGCGTCGGGCAGCTCGCCTTCCTCGACGCCCGCCACCGCGCCCACGCCCGGGTCGAGGACCGGATCCGCTGCGGCAAGGACACCGGCCTCAACCACTTCCCGTCCCGGTCCTTCGCCGTCAACGCGGCGTGGTTGACCGTGGTCATGCTCGCGGTCGACCTGATCACCTGGACCCAGCGCCTGCTTCTCGACGGCGACCTGGCGAAGGTCGAGCCGAAGGCGTTGCGCTACCGGTTGTTGCACACCGCCGCGCGGATCACCCGCGGGCAACGCCGAGTCTGGGTCCGTATCCAACGGTCCTGGCCCTGGGCGGTCGATCTCGCCCGCGCGTTCGCGCGGCTGTGCGCGTTGCCTGTTCCTGCTGGTTGA
- the mobF gene encoding MobF family relaxase has translation MDYLLRGSGCAEHEHAPAKEADGVGYMLAGAEREPAGIWGGQGLGMIGMTAGTAATEEQVRAVFGRLEHPTVVAADGSPAPLGNRPRKFKTREQRVALALAKEPDATEERRTAIANEVRAETRKAVAYYDLTFSPVKSVSVYWAALMEAGRHAEAQAVVEAHHAGIRAAMEYVEREAAYVRSGYHGRTSSGVSVGVHERGEGLSWVRWDHSTSRAQQPQMHSHVTVLNRLVTTSDGEIRSLNGRAFRPIKEGADAIYQQVSQTTLAESNGVVFALRPDGKATELMGVDQQLCGKASTRREQIAGAVRSATETFVERYGREPSPAERKEMDRVAWRQTRAAKNYAVAPRQQIDNWVSGVRGELRQSLRAVGQQAALVQRGGHPDQRGYANRTKQEVLHAAVAAVELRHSTWQVGNLVRAVNDELLRTPHLEQGAEDLAREILDSPSQYGVVLTSPPDPAPVPEALRRDDGHSRYRQHNFERWTTSRQLTVEATIVARAREIGAPSLLGPELEMARVELIAAGLGVDQVDAVIETLSSGRRGDVLIGPAGTGKSRTIGALARIWPQHVGGRVLGLATSQMATQVLAEDGLDALNTTAFLQRYAPDENGVVRAELGRGDLVVIDEAGMSSTTELDRISTIVAAAGAKLLYTGDHEQLVAVGAGGMLDLLVRDNGAAELTEVRRFRNEWEREASMRLRVGDEDVLAVYDQHGRVRGGTADEMAEAAGRGYLADVLAGKESLLIVQDNDTARDMSAAIRAELITAGRVGHEVLGQTRDGNLVSQGDRIQTRQNNYNLRVDGRGGVYNRDVWTVLDKDPMSGDLRVRRDDGLTAHLPSNYVSTQTTLAYAVTVYAAQGATVDTTHDLVPPSLSRNALYVMLSRGRENNTAYVPCRREADQHDHEAVVRGPLDVLAEILDRAPDGATAAEVERRVGLEEARSLAWVGAQWDLLTTEFGRDRYTDQLATLLGHEQMDELVAEPRYDQLMAAVRSAELDGHDPAAVLREAVRARGLGGAESVADVLRYRVNMAASSRSPERRVSAGDWSSYIEGLGGPVGEFEAALSAAATERQAELGHRIADEVPEWAREAPALGVPPEDGPERVEWIRRAGIVAAYRDMHSVPDEQLSLGAAPDKRRAFHHLLWKQAHAALGYPADSLDYAAATLGQLREMRAEWQRQQTWAPPYVEQELRAARELAEEYRRDSIIWAAGIDQVADGTDERREAERDLAAARRLTALQERRVEALSTVAEVRKEWFDQTTAVRVQAALAGDELERRGETREVTPIRGEQEELFAIDESRPKGRAERRRVVDPAQEELDLPGVPSASPEIAAPGENRGRPQEVAGTDARIGGDLHEVAVGLGYAEVRREETEAERERARQPELFRTAPEARDVAAAQPVRESDQTREVSEGTDEPAPLTVGNALRIAIVSKALRDDIRAVHTDASRADEHTDIGIGAPVPRAPEVESVSAKNERQRRNGTGVGR, from the coding sequence GTGGACTACCTGCTGCGCGGCTCGGGTTGCGCCGAGCATGAGCACGCCCCCGCGAAGGAAGCCGACGGCGTCGGTTACATGCTGGCGGGAGCCGAGCGGGAGCCGGCCGGAATCTGGGGCGGCCAGGGCCTCGGGATGATCGGCATGACCGCTGGGACCGCTGCCACCGAGGAGCAGGTTCGAGCCGTCTTCGGGCGCCTGGAGCACCCGACTGTGGTCGCTGCCGACGGCTCGCCGGCGCCTCTCGGGAACCGCCCTCGGAAGTTCAAGACGCGCGAGCAGCGCGTCGCGCTGGCACTGGCGAAAGAGCCCGACGCGACCGAGGAGCGGCGCACCGCGATCGCGAACGAAGTCCGGGCGGAGACCCGCAAGGCGGTCGCCTATTACGACCTCACTTTCTCCCCGGTGAAGTCGGTGAGCGTGTACTGGGCCGCGCTCATGGAGGCGGGTCGTCACGCCGAAGCGCAGGCCGTCGTCGAGGCCCACCACGCCGGTATCCGGGCGGCGATGGAGTACGTCGAGCGTGAGGCGGCCTACGTCCGGTCCGGGTACCACGGGCGGACGTCGTCGGGGGTCTCCGTGGGCGTGCACGAGCGCGGAGAGGGACTCAGCTGGGTGCGCTGGGACCACTCGACGAGCAGGGCTCAGCAGCCCCAGATGCACTCGCACGTCACGGTGCTGAACCGGCTGGTCACGACCTCCGACGGCGAGATCCGCTCGCTCAACGGGCGCGCCTTCCGGCCGATCAAGGAGGGCGCCGACGCGATCTACCAGCAGGTCAGCCAGACCACGCTGGCGGAGAGTAACGGTGTCGTGTTCGCCCTGCGGCCCGACGGCAAGGCGACTGAGCTCATGGGTGTAGACCAGCAGCTTTGCGGCAAGGCTTCGACGCGGCGCGAGCAGATCGCCGGAGCGGTGCGGAGCGCGACGGAGACCTTCGTCGAGCGCTACGGGCGGGAGCCGAGCCCGGCCGAGCGCAAGGAGATGGACCGCGTGGCCTGGCGGCAGACGAGGGCCGCGAAGAACTACGCGGTGGCCCCCCGCCAGCAGATCGACAACTGGGTTAGCGGGGTCCGCGGAGAGCTGCGGCAGAGCTTGCGCGCCGTCGGTCAGCAGGCCGCCCTCGTGCAGCGCGGCGGACACCCCGACCAGCGCGGATACGCCAACCGCACCAAGCAGGAGGTGCTCCATGCCGCGGTGGCCGCCGTGGAGCTCCGCCACTCCACCTGGCAGGTCGGCAACCTGGTCCGCGCGGTCAACGACGAGCTTCTGCGGACCCCGCACCTCGAGCAGGGGGCGGAGGACCTCGCCCGGGAGATCCTGGACAGCCCCTCGCAGTACGGGGTGGTGCTGACTTCTCCGCCGGACCCGGCCCCGGTACCAGAGGCGCTGCGTCGCGACGACGGCCACAGCCGCTACCGCCAGCACAACTTCGAGCGATGGACGACGAGTCGACAGCTGACTGTCGAGGCCACCATCGTCGCAAGGGCCCGCGAGATCGGTGCCCCGTCGCTTCTCGGGCCGGAGTTGGAGATGGCCCGTGTCGAACTCATCGCTGCTGGTCTGGGCGTCGACCAGGTCGACGCGGTCATCGAGACGCTGTCGTCCGGACGCCGCGGCGACGTCCTGATCGGCCCGGCCGGAACCGGGAAGTCGCGCACCATCGGTGCGTTGGCCCGGATCTGGCCGCAGCACGTCGGCGGACGCGTCCTGGGGCTGGCGACGTCGCAGATGGCGACTCAGGTGCTGGCAGAGGACGGACTGGACGCGTTGAACACGACCGCGTTCCTGCAGCGATACGCACCCGACGAGAACGGGGTGGTGCGGGCCGAGCTGGGTCGCGGGGACCTCGTCGTGATCGACGAGGCGGGCATGTCGTCGACCACCGAGCTGGACCGGATCTCCACGATCGTGGCCGCCGCGGGCGCAAAACTTCTCTACACCGGAGACCACGAGCAGCTGGTCGCGGTGGGTGCGGGCGGCATGCTCGACCTGCTCGTGCGGGACAACGGGGCGGCCGAGCTGACCGAGGTGCGTCGCTTCCGCAACGAGTGGGAGCGGGAGGCGTCGATGCGGCTCCGCGTCGGCGATGAGGACGTCCTCGCGGTCTACGACCAGCACGGCCGGGTCCGCGGAGGCACCGCCGACGAGATGGCCGAAGCCGCCGGGCGTGGCTATCTCGCCGACGTCCTGGCCGGCAAGGAGTCCCTCCTGATCGTGCAGGACAACGACACCGCGAGGGACATGTCGGCGGCGATCAGGGCCGAGCTCATCACCGCTGGTCGGGTGGGTCACGAAGTCCTCGGACAGACCCGTGACGGGAACCTCGTGAGCCAGGGCGACCGGATTCAGACCCGCCAGAACAACTACAACCTCCGGGTGGACGGCCGCGGTGGCGTCTACAACCGGGACGTCTGGACGGTGCTGGACAAGGACCCGATGAGCGGGGACCTGCGTGTGCGGAGGGACGACGGCCTGACCGCGCACCTGCCCTCGAACTACGTCTCCACCCAGACGACTCTGGCCTACGCGGTGACGGTCTATGCGGCGCAGGGAGCGACCGTCGACACCACTCACGACCTGGTGCCGCCGAGCCTGTCGCGCAACGCGCTCTACGTCATGCTCAGCCGCGGCCGGGAGAACAACACTGCCTACGTGCCGTGCCGGCGCGAGGCGGACCAGCACGACCACGAGGCCGTCGTTCGGGGTCCGCTCGACGTCCTGGCCGAGATCCTGGATCGGGCGCCCGACGGTGCGACGGCGGCCGAGGTGGAGCGCCGGGTCGGCCTGGAGGAGGCTCGATCGCTCGCTTGGGTCGGCGCTCAGTGGGACCTGCTGACGACCGAGTTCGGGCGGGATCGCTACACTGATCAGTTGGCGACCCTCCTGGGCCACGAGCAGATGGACGAGCTCGTGGCCGAGCCGCGCTACGACCAGTTGATGGCCGCCGTCCGCTCGGCGGAGCTGGACGGCCACGACCCCGCTGCCGTCCTGCGGGAGGCTGTCCGAGCGCGTGGTCTCGGTGGGGCGGAGTCGGTGGCCGACGTCCTGCGCTACCGGGTCAACATGGCCGCGTCGTCCCGGTCGCCCGAGCGGCGCGTCAGCGCCGGTGACTGGTCGAGCTACATCGAGGGCCTGGGCGGCCCGGTCGGCGAGTTCGAGGCGGCGCTGAGCGCCGCGGCCACAGAGCGCCAGGCCGAGTTGGGTCACAGGATCGCGGACGAGGTCCCGGAGTGGGCCAGGGAGGCACCGGCGCTCGGAGTCCCGCCCGAGGACGGGCCGGAGCGTGTCGAGTGGATCCGTCGGGCCGGTATCGTCGCGGCCTACCGCGACATGCACTCCGTCCCCGACGAGCAGCTGTCCCTCGGGGCGGCTCCGGACAAGCGCCGGGCGTTCCACCACCTCCTGTGGAAGCAGGCTCACGCAGCGCTGGGCTACCCGGCGGACAGCCTCGACTACGCCGCGGCGACCCTCGGGCAGCTCCGCGAGATGCGGGCTGAATGGCAGCGCCAGCAGACATGGGCTCCGCCCTACGTCGAGCAGGAACTGCGTGCCGCGCGTGAGCTGGCCGAGGAGTACCGCCGGGACAGCATCATCTGGGCCGCGGGGATCGATCAGGTCGCTGACGGGACCGACGAGCGCCGGGAGGCAGAACGTGACCTGGCTGCCGCGCGTCGCCTGACTGCGCTGCAGGAGCGCCGCGTGGAGGCCCTGAGCACCGTGGCGGAAGTTCGGAAGGAGTGGTTCGACCAGACGACCGCTGTCCGGGTGCAGGCTGCACTTGCCGGAGACGAGCTGGAGCGGCGCGGGGAGACCCGGGAGGTCACTCCGATCCGCGGCGAGCAGGAGGAACTGTTCGCCATCGACGAGTCGCGACCGAAGGGGCGCGCCGAGCGTCGCCGCGTCGTCGACCCCGCCCAGGAGGAACTGGACCTCCCCGGCGTGCCGAGCGCGAGCCCGGAAATCGCCGCGCCGGGCGAGAACCGCGGCCGGCCGCAGGAGGTAGCGGGCACGGACGCCCGGATCGGAGGCGACCTGCACGAGGTCGCTGTCGGGCTGGGGTACGCGGAGGTCCGCCGAGAGGAGACGGAGGCCGAACGGGAACGGGCGAGGCAGCCCGAGCTGTTCCGCACGGCCCCGGAGGCCCGAGACGTGGCTGCGGCCCAGCCCGTTCGCGAGAGTGACCAGACCCGCGAGGTGTCGGAGGGGACAGACGAGCCAGCACCGCTCACCGTCGGGAACGCACTTCGGATTGCGATCGTCAGTAAGGCTCTTCGAGACGATATCCGCGCTGTTCACACGGATGCGAGCCGCGCCGACGAACACACCGATATTGGAATCGGAGCCCCGGTCCCCCGCGCACCGGAAGTGGAATCGGTGTCGGCGAAGAATGAACGCCAGCGGCGGAACGGGACCGGAGTTGGCAGATAG